AAATTTTAAATCTGCCATCTGCCACAAATTCACTGCCAACCCTTGTTTGCTGAGAGAATGTTCAGTTTTCTTACAGCGTGCTGCAGATGATCGTTTTCAATAATACACGATAATTCAATTTGTATCAGGGTAATGAGAGTATTCACCAGCAAAGAGGGTGTAACACCGCCAGTCCATCTCGGTGTACAGGTAACGATGGCGTGGCCGTTGTTGACAGCAACATCCTTATCCACCTGGGAGTATGGCAGTCTTGCTGCTCGTGTACCGTGTACCACTACACCCACGCTTTGGGCGATGGCAAAAAGAAAGCCAGAAACTCCTGCAGGTACCACGGTTTGTCTAATAGATTAAATTAAGCCACTCGGTGACTGCCAACTTCCAAAAGCACCATGACAATGTCGCCCCATGACACGGTAAAGTTGATGGTTGGATGGATCTGATCAGAGCTCGCTGGGAAGCGTTTTTGGGGAGCAACACGACATGCGGAAACGGTTGCTTttgggcaaaacaaaacaaccacccactcaccaaaaaaaaaaaaccgagaacaTACAACCACAACTCAACACGACCCTATAAATTggaaacacacatacagagcTTATTCTGCAAAGGAATAGGtgcggtgaaaaaaaaaaagatttctcaACAACTCAACAGTGAAAAAGCAATCTTACCGGTCTTACACCTTGCTTGGAACGGAAACGGTATGGGATTATGGGACAGAAGTGTTtcttggattttgttttgcctctTGCCTCGTGTTGGCACACACATGACTTGGTGCTGAAAATTtgttccgggttttttttggggccaaACAGTGTACCAGCCTCGGCACGCAATGATCCAGtgggaatgtttatttttccggTACGCAACACATGAGAACGTGTAATGATGAGATTAAAGGGAGCAACATTCACAATCATGGTCTTAGGACATACTTACACCGACGGTAGCAGAAGGTTTGGAGTGGAAGTGTTTTGCGAGAAAATGACACGTTACAGCATGTGAAATTGTGTACAACGGCTAGGATGACGCCTGGTTCAGCATTAATTCACCATTGTTGATTAATGACATAAACTAAGCAAAGTGGATGCTTAAAATGGTAATTGATGTTGGACTTTTGTATAGAAATAGGAGAAATAGTGGTTTAGAAGAGTACTTATTACCATTTTATTACGAACAAAcgagttgaaatatttcctaAAGTTTCGACCAATTTCGGCTTTAGACTCAATTAATTTACGTACCCAGAAACGATCAAAAtgattaaacgaaaaaaaaacgagtccgtaaaaaatgaaactttttaaaCTCTTCGTTCGATATTCCCTTTTGCAAACAGTTggcaaacaaatattgaaactgttcttttcattttgtttgcatttttacctTCCATCTTCGTACGGTTCGTACCACCATTGTTAAATCAAACATTCTAGCTTGTTTGAAGATTTGGGCAAAGTTTCCTCTTTTAAGATAATGTTATTTACAGCCGCCCGAAAGATACCGCATCTTTTCCGGAATCGGGAAAGTTTAACGTCCTGGTATAGGCGAGCCGTGGATCACGTTTCCAGTTTCAAGACCGTCTGTGCAATATACTGGAGGGATATTTCATCTTAGAACGGCTTACCAGTTCAAGGGATGGTGGTAATTTCATTTGATCCAATTGTTCGGTTTAAGTCTAAAATTAGAGAGCTATTTGTTTCACTCTTGGTAATGCTGTACTAAAACAGTTTGATCTTTCGGCATGTTTTCGCCGTATGCTGGGTAAACAATCCCTTAATCGTGTGCTATGTAATACAACatggaaaaattaatgtttttatgatttttaaacCACTTTACTCAGCATAGTAAACCATtagattatttaaaaaaaatgataaacttATTTCGTATTCActttaaaattgcttttgccttTCGATAATGCTGTATGAGCAATTTGTTCAGACCTTTGTAAGGTTCTGATTGCGGAAGCTTTTTGTGTATAAAGAGTCATTGATCATCTTAATTTTATCTCATAGGTCTATTGAACAGTACaagaaaaatttattcaaaaatcaGTCATGTTCGCTGTTGATGTACGTGGGAAGAATGAAAATCTTTATTAAATTCTTACTCCCGAAGCCCGATTTAGCCGATTTATCACATACTTCTAAACCATGATCAATAAATGTTGATTTGGTTTACAATTTGCATATCTTTAGGAGTCAATACATCGAACATCGAACCAAACAGTTGTCGTTTACATTAGAATCGGTCTATAGGTCTACAGATGTTAGTATTACTCTCGAACCTTACTTGATCCTTGTCATTAACACATTGAGAATACAATCAGCAAGGCTTTTAAATTATTAGGATTCACTTATCATTAAACTCGTGACTGTAAAGATCCTTTTTGTCTCAAATCTTTGGGCACATGTCTTGTTCGTCCATATGTAGAGTATTATTCGGACTTTTTGGTACACAGCATTGGGCAGTTTTGACTAGTAAATTCGAATCAAAACcacataaatttaaaagacTGGCCATAAATTGTggaccttcttcttctttggaCTTAGCGGACCACGAAGAGAATTGCTTAAACATCTTTTTAAAGTCAATCAATGTGTAGTTATTAAACTATTAAAGTTTTTAAGAAGGAATTTGAAATGTTGAGCTtattagaaaatattaaacatgtAAGACCGGTTGATGATATGGCATTATATGCTATAATAGGTTTTAGTATTtaagttttccaaaaaattgtcTTATTATGCGTAGtgctaaacaaatttaatccttcaattatgaaataaatagATAATTTAAACAACTTAATAAATGCGCTCATCGCTTCTCGGCCTAAACGCTAAGATCAAAGCGTAGTCAATAAATGcgctttttgaaaatttttgaacaAGGTGCTTTCCGTTAATCTGCAAAGTTGTAATTAACTTAAGCtcacaaaatcgaaaaatgattcctttttcaaaattggtccaaaacttggcccacaaAATTCGAAAAggatcctttttattttttcatcactTTATGTGGTGGTATATTCCGtaggaaagaaatatttaacttttttttgtatatttttgttttataaaatccTCTTCGGACTGCATGGATAACTATCTCGGTACGGTCGTCGTGGAAGCCAAGACCTCATGAGATTGTAGTacaacgaaagaagaaaaaacgttcATTTTGCGGATGGCCAGATGTATCAAAGTTGAACAATTCGAAAATCAATGTTTATGCGTTCTATACAACGATTATAGATTCGTTTATGGCTGACCATCTTAAAGCTTTTGTTTAATCGTGTTATCTCATATTAAAATCCAATCGCTGAACCTTGCTCATTCGATTATGTTTCACACTGTTTGATTTACATGACGTCAGCAGTAAACTTTGCAGCTAATCTGGCCACTGCTGGGTACTCCCAAAAGTGTGATAACGTGATCACGTTTTTGACATCATACTGCGCCTATTTCGAACAATCGGGCGGGCGATAAATTCACCATtgcttcaagaaaaaaaaactgcaaatcaCCCCGAAGGATAGTCGGGGCTGTGCTGTGGGATGGATTGCGCCGTGATCAATAATTATCAAGTAATTGATATTTTTGCCCAGATGGCAGTATAACAGGAATGACTAAAATTGGGCGGACCACCAGTCGACTGCTGGGTGCCAATAGTAACGGTCCGGTGtgctgcaacagcaacatgCGTACCATCGTGTCAAGTCTTTGTATATTCCTTGTGTTAAGTGTCGTAGTACACGGGTCGTTAAATGATGGTAAAGAACAAATTTTAGTAGATTGTATAAACGGTTTTCATGTGTTTAAAtgatttcaataatttttattctaaagAATATGACAGTGATAAACGATACCATCCAAGGCTACCCGATGAAGACGTTCCGGTGAAGTCCTCCAGAAATGCTGAACAGGAACAAACGATCGAATACTGGAGAAATCAGGCAAAGGCAACCGTTGAGAAGCTTGTGAAACGAGcagaaaatacaaacattGCCAAGAATGTCATCATGTTTCTGGGCGATGGAATGTCCATCTCGACCGTTGCACTAGCAAGAATTCATGCGGGTGGCGAAGAGACTCCACTATCCTTCGAAGAGTTCCCTTACACAGGCATGGCGAAGACGTACTGCGTCGACTACCAGGTATCGGATTCTGCATGTACTGCCACAGCTTACTTGACCGGTGTCAAGGGCAACATGGACACGATCGGTGTGAATGCGCATGTAAAAGTTCGTGACTGTGAAGCCGGTCGCAATCGATCATTGCACACCACGTCCATCGGTCAGTGGGCAATCGATGCGGGAAAAGATTCGGGAATAGTTACCACGACTCGTGTCACCCATGCGTCCCCGGCCGGTATCTATGCACACACCGCGTACCGTGATTGGGAGGATGACAACTATGTGAAGGAAGATGGCTGTGATCCAGACCTGGTTGATGATATTGCGGAACAGTTGGTGTACGGTGAGACGGCTCCACGGTTGCGTGTGATTTTGGGTGGTGGACGGCGCGAGTTTATTGATCGTGATGTACATGAGGATTATGAAACGGGCAAAGGAGGATACCGATCGGATGGAAGACATTTGATTAACGAGTGGCTTCGGAATGGTCCGGTCGGAGAGAACCGAACATTTGTGTGGAAACGATCGGATTTGTTGGCGGTTGATCCTCACCGAACGGATCGATTGCTGGGAATGTTTGAGCCGGGACATTGTGCGTATAATTTGGAtagaattgaaaataatttggaTGAAGAACCAACACTGTCCGAGATGGTGGACAAAGCAACAGATATCCTCAGTACCAACCCGGAAGGGTTCTTCCTGTTCGTTGAGGGAGGACGAATCGATCACGCCCATCATGATAATCGTGCTAAGTACGCGATCGATGAAACGATTGAGTTCGCGAAAGCGATCGAACTGGCACGGAAGAAGTACAGTGAAGAAGATACCTTGATTGTGGTGACATCGGATCATTCGCACAGTGTCAGCTTCGCTGGGTATCCGGTAAGCAAGTGAACCTTTCGCTATTCGCTCGCAAGCATGTTTTAATGTGTGATCTTTACTTTTAACATTAACAGAGTCGTGGAAATGACATTTTCGGAACAGCTGGAAATGGTAGAGACGGTGTACCTTATATGACCATTAGCTACGCTAATGGACCAGGCTACAAGAAACACGTTGATGCCGAAGCTGGTGCCAGGCTGGATGTACGTCAGATGGACCGATCGAAGTCAAACTTTGCCTTCCCTGCCATGTTACCGAAGGATTCCGAAACGCACGGTGGTGAAGATGTGGCAGTGTATGCGTCCGGACCATGGTCTCATCTGTTTACTGGCACATACGAACAAAACGTCATACCGCATATGATGGCGTACGCTTCGTGTCTTGGAAATGGGTTGAAGGCATGTGATTGAGCTGCAGCATTTGCATGAGACGatgaatgaaatattctaACCTTCCTCACCATTGATCTTTGAAACAAATCAAGCACACGGACGTGAGAAATGTATTGTAATGATCGAATAGTTTCTAGGAAACAAAGTAGGAATACTCTTAAAACAAGGGCCTTCAAATGTCTTCAACACACGTGCGAAAAGTTTTACACGGGAAATGATGAAAGGCACGTGTTGAAGTAGGTACGCTACGCCATGATTGTTCTTCCGGCAGGATCACTTGTTGCAGCAATTGTTTTCATTGTGAAGCGGCTTAAGCTTCATCTCACGAGATACGTGCCACTATCGATGAATAATCGAACTTCAAAATTCGTCAAAAAGTTTTGAtagcaataaaaatcaaaacatttatcaaacCGATGCTAGACAAGACCTAGCCAATGCCAAACATTAACACtgttagcaaaataaaagaaagtgtAGAGATAATGTCAATTCATGCGATTAGACTTTGATGTCCGTCGGTGTTATCATCCACAGTCACGAGTGCATCACGATCAGCTGAACATTTCCATTATCTTAAAAGCGCCCATTTATTTCGAGCACTCTTGAACGGCGGTGGTTTCGTCCGGCAGAAACATATAGCACCATTCAGTTGCTCGCAGACGTTCAGATAGTGGCGAAGATGTACCGAATCATCAGGCTTGTGGTGATACTAGCCACCGTACTCGGTGTTGCACTGGGATCACTAAACGATGGTAAGAGTGTAAAGATTTTAGAACAAAACTTTTTTGCTAATCGTGCATGTGTCATCTTTTTCCTGCGTTCAAGAGTACGAC
The DNA window shown above is from Anopheles funestus chromosome 3RL, idAnoFuneDA-416_04, whole genome shotgun sequence and carries:
- the LOC125769869 gene encoding alkaline phosphatase-like, which translates into the protein MTKIGRTTSRLLGANSNGPVCCNSNMRTIVSSLCIFLVLSVVVHGSLNDEYDSDKRYHPRLPDEDVPVKSSRNAEQEQTIEYWRNQAKATVEKLVKRAENTNIAKNVIMFLGDGMSISTVALARIHAGGEETPLSFEEFPYTGMAKTYCVDYQVSDSACTATAYLTGVKGNMDTIGVNAHVKVRDCEAGRNRSLHTTSIGQWAIDAGKDSGIVTTTRVTHASPAGIYAHTAYRDWEDDNYVKEDGCDPDLVDDIAEQLVYGETAPRLRVILGGGRREFIDRDVHEDYETGKGGYRSDGRHLINEWLRNGPVGENRTFVWKRSDLLAVDPHRTDRLLGMFEPGHCAYNLDRIENNLDEEPTLSEMVDKATDILSTNPEGFFLFVEGGRIDHAHHDNRAKYAIDETIEFAKAIELARKKYSEEDTLIVVTSDHSHSVSFAGYPSRGNDIFGTAGNGRDGVPYMTISYANGPGYKKHVDAEAGARLDVRQMDRSKSNFAFPAMLPKDSETHGGEDVAVYASGPWSHLFTGTYEQNVIPHMMAYASCLGNGLKACD